The genomic interval ACGGAGACACCACAAGCACATGCAGGGTCTATGCTGTACCTGAATTCCACCATCACAAACGTCGCCTGCTCTGGGCTGCTCAGCAGGCGAATCCTCAACACGACCCAGTTGAAGACTTTCCTCGACATCCTCGGTCCCTTCGCCTACGATCCGCGAAAACATTCGGAGCGGACTAGCAGAGACAAAGGCTTCTGTGAAGACCTGCAAATGAAGCGAGGGTTTTACCGCTGGCCGGTGACGCAGCAAGAAGAGGAGTTCCCCTTAGCCTTCAGCTTCAAAGTCCACAAGGCGCCGGACATGTTTGAGCGCCTGCTGAGCGTCTTGTGGCGACCTCACAACTTTTACTGCATCCACGTGGATTTTAAGGCTCCGCATGACGTCTTCAGCCACGTGGAGAACATAAGTAGGTGCTTCCCGAACGTGGTGCTGACGCCTACCAGACTGGACGTCAAGTACGCCTCCATCGTGTCTCTCCAGGCGGACCTGGACTGCACCAAGCTGGCCCTCAAATCGCCCGTCAAGTGGAAGTACCACGTCAGCCTCTGCGGGCAGGAGTTCCCGCTCAAAACCAACCTGGAGATGGTGCAGCTCATCACAGCCCTCAACGGAACCAACGACGTGGAGAACTACGCTCCTTCAGCTTACTTCGCGGCCCTGTCGTACAAGTACAAGTCCGTCATCTCCAACGGCGTCAACAAGCAGACCAACGTCAGCAAGGAGCCTTTCCAACACAAGGAGGTGGCGATCAGAAAGGGCAGCGCCTACAATACGCTCAGTCGACCTTTCGTCGAGTGGGTCCTCAGCTTTGATCAGGTATGCTGGTGAGGTTTTTTGGGGGTAAATGAGGGACAATATGCTCGTATTTGTTGTGAGTTTTTGATGGTGAGGTATGCTGGTAAGGTTTTGGGGGTGAATGAGGCACAATATGCTCGTATTGGTTGTGAGGTTTGATGGTGACGTATGCTGGTGAGGTTTTGGGGTGTGTAAATGAGGCGCGGCACAATATGCTCGTACTTGTTGTGAGTTTTTGATGGTGAGGTATGCTGGTGAGATTTTGGGGGTGAATGAGGCACAATATGCTCGTATTGGTTGTGAGTTTTTGATGGTGACGTATGCTGGTTTTGGGGGTGAATGAGACACAATATGCTCGTATTGGTTGTGAGTTTTTGATGGTGAGGTATGCTGGTGAGGTTTTGGGGGTGAATGAGGCACAATATGCTCGTATTGGTTGTGAGCTTTTGATGGTGACGTATGCTGCTTTTGGGGGTGAATGAGGCACAATATGCTCGTATTGGTTGTGAGTTTTTGATGGTGAGGTATGCTGGTGAGGTTTTGGGGGTGAATGAGGCACACTATGCTCGTATTAGTTGTGAGTTTTTGATGGTGAGGTATGCTGGTGAGGTTTTGGGGGTGAATGAGGTACAATATGCTCGTATTGGTTTTGAGTTTTTGATGGTGAGGTATGCTGGTGAGGTTTTGGGGGTGAATGAGGGACCTGGTTGTGGGTTTTTGATGTATGACGGACATTGTTTGATCAGGTATGCCGGTGATTTGTGGGGTGTGAATGGGGGACACATTTTCCTATAGGTTGTGGGGTTTTAATAGATGAGGAACAACTTTGATCGGGTATGCTGGTGAGTTTTTGGTCTAAATTAGGAAGAACATACTCGTACTCGTATATCGCTAGCGAGTTTTTGATGTATGAGGAACACGTTCTATGAGGTGTGCAGctggtgaatttggaaaaatgTGGGACAACTTTGATCAAGTGTGCCGTTGAGTTTTCTACGATTGATTGCATGGTTGATTGaatatttattcattttttgttCGTTGGTGTGTTTGCTTTTCACTCCTCTATTTCTTCATCATTTATTTATCTGTTTATTTATtgaatgtgtgtatgcgtgtttgtttatttgctgcgttgattttgttgttagtTTTGTTTTATGTGCATTAATTGATTAATCACTTCATTAACTCATTCATTATCATGGCCATAGGTCAGCCATGACTTTCTGGAGTGGCTGAACGGGACGTGGGCCCCCGATGAGCTGTTCTGGGCCACGCTGAGCTACAGGCAAGGGGCCCCGGGTGGGCCCGGGATGGAGGTCCGCCACGACACGGACAGCGTACTGACCAAGGCGGTCAACTGGAGATGGGACGCCTACAAGTGTCGCGGCATTTTCGCCCCCTATAGGAGTTCGTGCATCTTTAGGTCAGTTTTGAGTTatgaagattttttcttcttgtaaGTTGTGGgaattgtgtgtgagtgtgtgtgtgtgtgtgtgtgtgtgtgtgtgtgtgtgtgtgtgtgtgtgtgtgtgtgtgtgtgtgtgtgtgtgtgcgggtgggtgggtgtttgtgtttgtgtgtgtgtgtgtgtgtgttgttatttttgtgtctgtgtatttgtttttttcGTATGGCCGCTTAGCCTTAACTGAGatttctgttttcctttcttttcttatcGTTTATCTTCTTTTCTTATATGTTTGGTTGCGGGCCATGTCCATAGCGATCACCCGAAAGAGCTCCAGACGGGTTTTACTATGTATTTCACcgttccatagcgaccaccagTGCTGTCTAACACAACCACTAGTAGTCAGTTTTGTTCTCAATTAACGGTTTCAAATTGTCTTACACTGTATTTGTTTTACCTGTTATGCAGTTCGCTGGATCTACCCTGGTTACTGAAACGCCACGAACTGATCGCCAACAAGTTTGACTCGCATCTAGACAGCACCGTGCTGGACTGTTTGGAGCTAGAACTCGAGAGGCGCGCCATTGCTGGTTACCTTGAGATCAGGTCAGCTCTCATCACTTCCGGGTCAGCAAACATATCCGGGTCAGCCGGGCAAGGTTCAAGGTCGTCAGTACTGTCTATGAATGCGTCGCGGTTTGCGGTAGGAAGTTGGCCCGTAGTTTCGAGTTTGAACTGGACTTTTTACCGATCACTGCCAACGTTCCAGTGACGAATCTTTAAGGTGTGGTGCGTGTTTAGCGTTAAGACTTCGTGCATTGTGTCGAGGGACTTTTGTttgtggtgtttgtttgtctgtaacATAACCTGTGAAAGTAGGGATGAGAAAAAGGAAGATGAGCCGTGGAAGACAGGTCAAACCGGGCAGCGAGTGAGTGGTCAATGCAGAGGGTTGCTTTGACGCTTGGTCGTTTGAGAATGGAAGAACAGAAAGAAGGgggaggacagagagagagagaggggggatgtgtgtgtgtgtgtgtgtgtgtgtgtgtgtgtgtgtgtgtgtgtgtgtgtgtgtgtatgtgtgaagaTTAGGTTTCTTTTGATCTCCATGTTTGTATCTTTGAAATCTTCAGGGGGcaactatgtgtgtgtgatacaaACTTATATATGGATAATTATGCTTTTGGCGTGTAGTAGCGTCAATCATGGTTgtgacaaataaaaaaaaaaaagaatcacaCGCCTCCGCCGTCACGCATTTACAAGTGAGCACATATGATTTCCTGGGGTGGACAAAACGCCTCACAACATAATGGTTCTACTCGTTTTCAACGatttatttcttatttattTACAAATATcggattattaaaaaaaattgatacaAGTATAATATTCTGTTTGTATACGTGTCTGGAAATTGATAATAGTTAGTTGTGTTGCGCGTGCAAGGTTTTCTATCTGAAGAACGGCGGGGtgaaaactgtcatacacgtaaaataaacactcgtgcaaaacagtGTGCCCATCGAGTgtccagcccatgaacgcaaaagaagaagacgaagtaTTTGAAGAAAAGAAGCTGCTGCATGACTATAATGTCTTCACATTATTCCTCGTGAGCATTGTTCCTAGTGAG from Littorina saxatilis isolate snail1 linkage group LG7, US_GU_Lsax_2.0, whole genome shotgun sequence carries:
- the LOC138970843 gene encoding beta-1,3-galactosyl-O-glycosyl-glycoprotein beta-1,6-N-acetylglucosaminyltransferase 4-like — encoded protein: MPAFCCRWRMGRFFFIKKIRGLVLRWARRSLLLLTLVSLLYLLHNNSVYDSPPSRLSPDRRRLALSVMHTETPQAHAGSMLYLNSTITNVACSGLLSRRILNTTQLKTFLDILGPFAYDPRKHSERTSRDKGFCEDLQMKRGFYRWPVTQQEEEFPLAFSFKVHKAPDMFERLLSVLWRPHNFYCIHVDFKAPHDVFSHVENISRCFPNVVLTPTRLDVKYASIVSLQADLDCTKLALKSPVKWKYHVSLCGQEFPLKTNLEMVQLITALNGTNDVENYAPSAYFAALSYKYKSVISNGVNKQTNVSKEPFQHKEVAIRKGSAYNTLSRPFVEWVLSFDQVSHDFLEWLNGTWAPDELFWATLSYRQGAPGGPGMEVRHDTDSVLTKAVNWRWDAYKCRGIFAPYRSSCIFSSLDLPWLLKRHELIANKFDSHLDSTVLDCLELELERRAIAGYLEIRSALITSGSANISGSAGQGSRSSVLSMNASRFAVGSWPVVSSLNWTFYRSLPTFQ